ATAAGTAAATTGCCTAAAATAGACCTTGCTGTAGGTATTCATTACGGAAGGCTTATGCTTGGTACGATTGGAGAAGAAGAAAGAATGGATAGTACCGTTATATCCGATGTTGTTAATGTTGCTTCCAGACTTCATTTTTATGCTCTAAAAAAAAGAGTAAATATTTTTATCAGCGAAGTTGTTAAAAAGAATATAACAAATCTCTCTATAAATAAGGTTAAATTTGAATATAACGGCTTGGTAAGATTTAGAGGAAAAGATGAACCGGTTAGAATATATGAGGTAAAAAAATTATGACGGTAGAAAAGAAACGGTTATTTTTAGGATCTATTCCTTTTTGTTTTCTATTGATTCTTTTGTGTCTAACTAATTTGTTTAAACCTATTTATGAGCAAAAAGTCATAAATTTGGAAGTAAAAAACGGTAAAGTGAGTCTTCCTGCTAAGACCTTATCAGGGACGGCCCTTTTTTCTTTAAGCGGAGATTTCCATTATACGCCTAATCAATTTTATTCTTTAAGAAACAGCACTGAAGAATCTTATGCTAAGGTCCCCGGTGATTTTTCAAGTAAAGATTTAGGGAATGTGTTTGGTTACGGATCTTACGGTTTAGAATTATATGGTATGGATCCGGAAACTATTTATGCAATTCAAGTCCCCCTTATTTTTAGCAGCTGCAGTATTGTAATAAATGGAATGGATCTTGAAAGGCAGGGGCAGCCCGGTATAGATCGGGAAACGGAAAGACCGGGAACCAGATCTTCTCAAATAGCTTTTAGGCCCTTAAAAGATGGAACCTCCAATATAGTTATTAATGTTTCCAATTTTTTTAATAATAAAGGTTATATTTCAGGCCCGATTATTTTGGGGGAGTCCACTCAAATAGGAACAATGTTTAAAGAAGACCTGATTTTTTCCGGTATGATATTTGCCGTAACTTTTTCGGTTGCTTTATTTTTCTTTATGCTGTCATTTTTTCATAAAGATTCATCCTTTGTAATTTGGTTTGCTTTGACCTGTATGGTGCTGGCTTTGCGAGGGATTTTCTTTTATCCTTATATTTTTGATATTTTATTTCTCAATACTCCATGGTTATTTAATTTTATTATGAGGTGTGTTACCGTTCCTCTGCCTATAATTTTATTTACGATTTTTATAACTAAGGCTTTAAAATTACGATTTAAGATTCCTTATATCATTATATTATCCGTATCAATTTTATATGCAATTTCCACTATAATTCTTCCGCCTGAAGTTTCAACATTTTTATTGGGTTACTACCAAGTTTTTGCTTTGTTTTGTGTAAGTTATATTATCAGTATTGCAATAATAGGTTTGAAAAAAAAGAAAGAATTTTCCGTATGGATATTTATTGCGACATCCGTATTGTTTTTATTCGGTGTTTATGACTTATTGGTTTCTTTAAGTATTATACCGGGAGAATTTTTTATTCAGATAGGAACGGTTTTTGCAGTTATCATATTGTCGATAATGGTTTTGGATGACTATTCCGGTTCAATAAATAAAATAGAAGATCTAAGTGTAGAAATGAAGCTTATAAATAGCTCTCTTATTCGGTTTGTGCCGGATCAAATTGTAGAACTTTTAAATAAAAAATCCATAACGGATGTCAAACTGGGAGATAGTGTTGAGCTTACAATGCCCATCCTTTCGATAGATATCCGTTCCTTTACCCGTACTTCAGAAAAACTTGCCCCGAATCAAGTTTTTGAATTATTGAATGAGTATTTTGCATTGGTAGCCCCAATTGTCCGGAAACATAATGGTGTAATAACAAAATATTTGGGGGATGGTTTTTTTGCATTATTTCCTGATGGAGCAAATGCAGCTCTTTCGTGCGGAATCGCTATACAAAAGGCTATTCGCGATAATAGCATTGCAGCTCCTAACTCATCCCCTATAAAAGTGGGTATAGGAATTGATATGGGGGATATTCTTTTAGGTATCATAGGTAATTCAACACGAATGGATAGTATTATTATTTCCAATTCCTACCACATCGCAGAAGTTTTGCAGGAGTCTACAAAAAAATATTGTTCCTATATGATTATTTCCGATAAAATTTATGAGGCTCTTAATGATGTTTCCGAACATTATATTAGGCCTATACGAATGGTTAAAAACTCATCGAACAAAGAAACATTTTTATATGAAGTTTATGATTGTGATGATAGTTTTATTCGTGATTTAAAGTACAGCTCTCAGGGCTGCATGGAAAATGCTTTAAAGGCTTTATCGAATGAAGGAGCTGTATCTGCAGCTAAATATTTTGATAAAGTTTTGGGCATATTTCCGGATGATCCCGTTGCTTTATATTATAAAAAAATGTTTGAAAAAATCAATGAAGAATAAATTTTATTTTAAGGAGAAATTTATGGCAAAAAAGGTTGTGATTGTAGGAGGCGTGGCAGGCGGAGCTTCTGTAGCTGCAAGAGTTAGACGCTTGGATGAAAATGCTGAAGTCATTATGTTTGAAAAAGGTCCCAATGTATCTTTTTCAAATTGTGCCTTACCCTTTTTTTTGAGCAGGATTGTTCCCGAAAGCGAGAATCTTGTTTTGATGAGTCCTGAAAAGTTTAAGAAGCAATATAATATTATTGCAAAGACCTCTCATGAGGTATTAGCTGTCGATTCATCAAAAAAAATCGTTAAGGTAAAAGACTTAAATACCGGTAAGGAATTTGAAGAATCTTACGATGTTCTAGTTCTTTCTCCGGGGGCCGCACCTGTGGTTCCGCGTTCTATAACGGGATATGATAAGCCTCATGTTTTTACCGTAAGGAATGTTGTTGACATTAAAAAACTTGATGATTATGTTAATGACAATAATGTAAAAGATATTGCGGTTATAGGGGCAGGGTTTATCGGTATTGAGGTTGCAGAAAACTTTAAGCTTGCAGGTAAAAATGTTTCTCTTGTAGAAAAACTTCCTCAGGTAATGGCTCCGTTTGATTATGATATGGCCCAAATTCTTCATAAAGAAATACATGATAAGGGCGTAAACTTAGTTTTAGGCGACGGAATAAAAGAGATAGGAGACGGTTTTATTATCCTCGAGAGCGGCAAAAAGATTGATGCCGGAGCTGTTGTTCTGTCATTGGGTGTTCGTCCTGAAGTTGCTTTAGCTCAAGGTGCAGGTGTAAAACTTGGAGATACGGGAGCTATTTTAGTAGATCATAATTATCGTACCAGTGTAGAAGATATTTATGCTGTAGGAGATGCTATTGAAGTAAGTCAT
The DNA window shown above is from Treponema denticola and carries:
- a CDS encoding FAD-dependent oxidoreductase is translated as MAKKVVIVGGVAGGASVAARVRRLDENAEVIMFEKGPNVSFSNCALPFFLSRIVPESENLVLMSPEKFKKQYNIIAKTSHEVLAVDSSKKIVKVKDLNTGKEFEESYDVLVLSPGAAPVVPRSITGYDKPHVFTVRNVVDIKKLDDYVNDNNVKDIAVIGAGFIGIEVAENFKLAGKNVSLVEKLPQVMAPFDYDMAQILHKEIHDKGVNLVLGDGIKEIGDGFIILESGKKIDAGAVVLSLGVRPEVALAQGAGVKLGDTGAILVDHNYRTSVEDIYAVGDAIEVSHFITKKKTRLTLAGPAQRQARAAADDMYGIPHRNTGVIGSSVIQCFDYNAACTGLNERECQAQGINYDFVYVIPGDKVGLMPDAHPLFFKLIFAKPSGKILGAQAIGKGNVDKRIDVIASFIMLGGTLEDLKELELCYSPMFGTAKDIVNHAALVGLNILNGVYKQVPVTMVRELVENNAFIVDVREPKEFEAGHLLNAVNIPLSQLRERMNEIPKDKPVYVHCRSSQRSYNALCALKGKGYKNIVNIMGSFLGISLYEYFNDITQNRKPIVTKYNFR
- a CDS encoding adenylate/guanylate cyclase domain-containing protein, producing the protein MTVEKKRLFLGSIPFCFLLILLCLTNLFKPIYEQKVINLEVKNGKVSLPAKTLSGTALFSLSGDFHYTPNQFYSLRNSTEESYAKVPGDFSSKDLGNVFGYGSYGLELYGMDPETIYAIQVPLIFSSCSIVINGMDLERQGQPGIDRETERPGTRSSQIAFRPLKDGTSNIVINVSNFFNNKGYISGPIILGESTQIGTMFKEDLIFSGMIFAVTFSVALFFFMLSFFHKDSSFVIWFALTCMVLALRGIFFYPYIFDILFLNTPWLFNFIMRCVTVPLPIILFTIFITKALKLRFKIPYIIILSVSILYAISTIILPPEVSTFLLGYYQVFALFCVSYIISIAIIGLKKKKEFSVWIFIATSVLFLFGVYDLLVSLSIIPGEFFIQIGTVFAVIILSIMVLDDYSGSINKIEDLSVEMKLINSSLIRFVPDQIVELLNKKSITDVKLGDSVELTMPILSIDIRSFTRTSEKLAPNQVFELLNEYFALVAPIVRKHNGVITKYLGDGFFALFPDGANAALSCGIAIQKAIRDNSIAAPNSSPIKVGIGIDMGDILLGIIGNSTRMDSIIISNSYHIAEVLQESTKKYCSYMIISDKIYEALNDVSEHYIRPIRMVKNSSNKETFLYEVYDCDDSFIRDLKYSSQGCMENALKALSNEGAVSAAKYFDKVLGIFPDDPVALYYKKMFEKINEE